A stretch of the Streptococcus suis genome encodes the following:
- the parC gene encoding DNA topoisomerase IV subunit A — protein MSNIQNMSLEDIMGERFGRYSKYIIQERALPDIRDGLKPVQRRILYSMNKDGNTFDKGYRKSAKSVGNIMGNFHPHGDYSIYDAMVRMSQDWKNREILVEMHGNNGSMDGDPPAAMRYTEARLSEIASYLLADIEKKTVPFAWNFDDTEKEPTVLPAAFPNLLVNGATGISAGYATDIPPHNLAEVIDAVVYMIDHPTAKLEKLMEFLPGPDFPTGAIIQGADEIKKAYETGKGRVVVRSRCDIEQLKGGKKQIIVTEIPYEVNKAVLVKKIDDVRVNNKLPGIAEVRDESDRTGLRIAIELKKDSDEQTILNYLYKYTDLQINYNFNMVAIDNFTPRQVGLQKILSSYIAHRREIIIARSKFDKEKAEKRLHIVEGLIRVISILDEVIALIRASENKSDAKQNLKISYDFSEEQAEAIVTLQLYRLTNTDIVTLENEEAALREQIQTLAAIIGDERTMFNLMKKELREVKKQFGNPRLSELQVQAETIEIDTASLIVEEETFVSVTKAGYIKRTSPRSFNASTLEEMGKRDDDQLIFLQNAKTTQHLLLFTNLGNVIYRPVHELTDIRWKDIGEHLSQTLMNFDTNEEVIFAELVENFDEGTYFAVTKFGQIKRVERKEFAPWRTYKSKSTKYAKLKDDEDVVVTVSPVVLDDIMLITEKGYALRFNIEEVPVIGAKAAGVKAVNLKDDDVVVAAFISNTSSIYLLTHRGSLKRMATEEIPVTSRAKRGLQVLRELKAKPHRVFLAGPVLTVQGDFDLFTSQVEEQTNGQVLHVLSNTGKSYDVDVTQLSFSERTSNGSFISDTISNEEVFHAWMD, from the coding sequence ATGTCAAACATTCAAAACATGTCCCTAGAGGACATCATGGGAGAGCGCTTTGGTCGCTACTCCAAATACATTATTCAGGAGCGGGCTTTGCCGGATATTCGTGACGGTCTCAAGCCCGTGCAACGTCGGATTCTTTATTCCATGAATAAGGACGGCAACACTTTTGACAAGGGCTACCGTAAGTCTGCCAAGTCAGTTGGGAATATCATGGGGAATTTCCACCCGCACGGTGACTACTCTATTTATGATGCCATGGTCCGTATGAGTCAGGACTGGAAAAATCGCGAGATTTTGGTGGAGATGCACGGAAACAACGGTTCCATGGACGGCGATCCGCCTGCGGCGATGCGTTACACCGAGGCTCGTCTGTCCGAAATAGCAAGTTATTTGCTGGCCGACATCGAGAAAAAGACAGTACCATTTGCCTGGAACTTTGACGATACGGAAAAAGAACCCACGGTGCTACCAGCTGCCTTTCCTAATCTATTGGTCAATGGAGCGACAGGAATTTCAGCAGGGTACGCGACTGACATCCCGCCACATAATTTGGCGGAGGTAATCGATGCTGTTGTTTACATGATTGATCATCCTACTGCTAAGTTAGAAAAGTTAATGGAGTTCTTGCCTGGACCAGACTTCCCAACAGGTGCCATTATCCAAGGGGCTGACGAAATTAAGAAAGCTTATGAAACTGGAAAGGGCCGTGTCGTAGTCCGTAGCCGTTGTGACATTGAACAGCTTAAGGGTGGAAAGAAACAGATCATTGTGACGGAGATTCCGTACGAAGTAAATAAGGCTGTACTGGTTAAAAAGATTGATGATGTCCGTGTCAACAACAAGTTGCCTGGAATTGCTGAGGTACGTGACGAGTCAGACCGTACAGGTCTGCGGATTGCCATTGAGCTGAAAAAAGACAGCGACGAGCAAACCATTCTCAACTATCTCTACAAATACACCGATCTGCAAATCAATTACAACTTCAACATGGTGGCGATTGATAATTTCACACCGCGTCAGGTCGGCTTGCAGAAGATTCTTTCTAGCTATATTGCCCACCGCCGTGAGATTATCATTGCTCGTTCTAAGTTCGACAAGGAAAAGGCAGAGAAACGTCTTCACATCGTTGAGGGTTTAATCCGTGTCATTTCCATCTTAGATGAAGTTATTGCTCTTATCCGTGCATCTGAAAACAAGTCTGATGCCAAGCAAAATCTGAAAATCAGCTATGATTTCAGCGAAGAGCAGGCAGAGGCAATCGTAACCTTGCAACTTTACCGCTTGACCAATACCGACATTGTGACCTTGGAAAATGAAGAAGCAGCCCTACGCGAGCAGATTCAGACCTTGGCAGCTATTATCGGTGATGAGCGGACCATGTTTAATCTTATGAAGAAGGAATTGCGTGAGGTCAAAAAGCAGTTTGGCAACCCTCGTTTGAGTGAATTGCAGGTTCAGGCAGAAACGATTGAGATTGATACTGCCAGCCTGATTGTCGAAGAAGAAACCTTTGTCAGCGTGACCAAGGCAGGTTATATCAAACGGACAAGTCCTCGTTCTTTCAATGCCTCAACGCTAGAAGAAATGGGCAAGCGAGATGATGATCAACTGATTTTCTTGCAGAATGCAAAGACAACTCAGCACCTCTTGCTCTTTACTAATCTTGGAAATGTCATCTACCGACCTGTTCATGAGTTGACAGATATTCGTTGGAAGGACATTGGTGAACACCTGAGTCAGACCTTGATGAATTTTGATACCAATGAAGAGGTTATCTTTGCTGAATTGGTTGAGAATTTTGATGAGGGAACTTATTTCGCGGTGACTAAATTTGGCCAAATTAAACGTGTAGAGCGGAAGGAGTTTGCTCCATGGCGGACTTACAAGTCTAAGTCAACCAAGTATGCCAAACTCAAAGATGATGAAGATGTGGTTGTTACTGTATCACCTGTAGTTTTGGACGACATTATGCTCATCACTGAGAAGGGCTACGCTCTGCGATTTAACATCGAAGAAGTGCCAGTCATCGGTGCTAAGGCAGCTGGTGTCAAGGCGGTCAACCTCAAGGATGACGATGTGGTGGTTGCGGCTTTCATCAGTAATACCAGCTCAATCTATCTTCTGACCCATCGTGGTAGCTTGAAGCGGATGGCGACGGAGGAAATCCCTGTGACCAGTCGTGCCAAGCGTGGTTTACAGGTGCTTCGCGAACTCAAGGCTAAACCTCACCGTGTCTTTTTGGCAGGACCAGTCTTGACAGTTCAGGGGGATTTTGATTTGTTTACGAGTCAGGTTGAGGAACAAACTAATGGGCAAGTGCTCCATGTCCTGTCTAATACAGGCAAAAGTTATGATGTAGATGTGACTCAGCTAAGTTTCTCTGAAAGGACTAGCAATGGTAGTTTCATTTCGGATACTATTTCTAATGAGGAGGTATTCCATGCTTGGATGGATTAA
- a CDS encoding DUF1232 domain-containing protein — protein sequence MPLRVTIKKQLTDRLQQWSIIHKPFKNKKELEEKFDQAIESWKSSKTKQRAENLLSDEGKLEHFLQNTERKLARLPFGGDKFAAIPGFISLLRSFIKREYTAIPKSTLLAITGALIYFFSPLDVLPDFLFGPGLLDDAFVLNACLKLVKSDVDDFRNWQASQRKMSE from the coding sequence ATGCCATTACGAGTAACAATAAAAAAACAATTAACTGACCGATTGCAGCAATGGTCAATAATACACAAGCCTTTTAAGAATAAAAAAGAACTGGAAGAAAAATTTGATCAGGCTATAGAAAGTTGGAAGTCATCTAAAACAAAACAACGAGCAGAGAATTTACTATCGGATGAGGGAAAATTAGAACATTTCTTACAAAATACTGAACGAAAATTGGCTCGTTTACCTTTTGGTGGGGACAAATTCGCAGCAATTCCAGGTTTCATTTCTTTATTACGTAGTTTTATAAAGCGTGAATATACTGCTATTCCAAAAAGTACCTTACTAGCGATTACTGGAGCCTTGATTTATTTCTTTAGTCCGCTAGATGTCCTTCCGGATTTTCTATTTGGACCTGGACTCTTAGATGATGCCTTTGTCTTAAATGCCTGTTTGAAACTAGTTAAGTCAGACGTTGATGATTTTAGAAACTGGCAAGCAAGTCAACGGAAAATGAGTGAGTAG
- the parE gene encoding DNA topoisomerase IV subunit B — protein MAKKEIDINNYNDDAIQVLEGLDAVRKRPGMYIGSTDGNGLHHMVWEIVDNAVDEALSGFGNRIEVTILKDGSLSVTDCGRGMPVGMHATGKPTVEVIFTVLHAGGKFGQGGYKTSGGLHGVGSSVVNALSSWLEVEITREGAVYKQRFEQGGKPVTTLKKIGRAPKSKTGTKVTFMPDDTIFSTIDFKFNTIAERLKESAFLLKQVTMTLTDERTGEQEEYHYENGVQDFVSYLNEDKETLTPVFYFEGEESGFQVQVAMQYNDGYSDNILSFVNNVRTKDGGTHETGLKLAITKALNDYARKTGLLKEKDKNLEGSDYREGLSAVLSVLIPEEHLQFEGQTKDKLGSPLARPIVDGIVSEKLTFFLLENGDLASNLVRKAIKARDAREAARKARDESRNGKKNKKDKGLLSGKLTPAQSKNPAKNELFLVEGDSAGGSAKQGRDRKFQAILPLRGKVINTAKAKMADILKNEEINTMIYTIGAGVGSDFTLEDVNYDKIIIMTDADTDGAHIQTLLLTFFYRYMRPLVEAGRVYIALPPLYKMSKGKGKTEKIAYAWSDGELEDLRKDFGKGSTLQRYKGLGEMNADQLWETTMNPETRTLIRVTIEDLARAERRVSVLMGDKVEPRRKWIEDNVTFTLEEATAFTK, from the coding sequence TTGGCTAAGAAAGAGATTGATATTAATAATTATAACGATGACGCCATTCAGGTCTTGGAAGGACTAGATGCTGTTCGTAAACGTCCCGGGATGTATATCGGATCAACAGATGGCAACGGTCTACACCATATGGTCTGGGAGATTGTCGATAATGCAGTAGATGAAGCATTGTCTGGATTCGGGAATAGAATTGAAGTAACGATTCTTAAAGATGGGAGTTTATCCGTAACAGACTGTGGTCGCGGTATGCCAGTTGGTATGCATGCTACAGGCAAGCCAACAGTTGAAGTCATCTTCACCGTTCTCCATGCAGGTGGTAAGTTTGGCCAGGGTGGGTATAAAACGTCAGGTGGTCTGCATGGGGTTGGTTCTTCGGTGGTTAATGCCCTATCTAGTTGGTTAGAAGTGGAAATTACCCGTGAAGGTGCAGTATATAAACAACGCTTTGAGCAGGGGGGTAAGCCTGTTACTACCTTGAAAAAAATTGGTAGAGCACCAAAATCAAAAACAGGTACCAAAGTTACCTTTATGCCTGACGATACCATTTTCTCTACAATTGATTTTAAATTTAATACCATTGCAGAGAGGTTGAAGGAATCTGCCTTCTTGCTCAAGCAAGTGACGATGACCTTGACAGATGAGCGAACTGGTGAACAAGAAGAGTATCACTACGAAAATGGTGTTCAGGATTTTGTATCTTATTTAAATGAAGACAAGGAAACTCTGACACCAGTCTTCTATTTTGAAGGTGAAGAATCTGGTTTTCAAGTACAAGTTGCCATGCAGTACAATGATGGCTATTCAGATAACATACTCTCATTTGTAAACAATGTTCGCACCAAGGATGGTGGTACTCATGAGACAGGATTGAAACTAGCTATTACCAAGGCATTGAATGACTATGCGCGCAAGACAGGTTTGTTAAAAGAAAAAGATAAAAACCTGGAAGGCTCTGATTACCGTGAAGGCTTGTCAGCTGTCTTGTCAGTTCTCATTCCGGAAGAACATCTTCAATTTGAAGGTCAAACTAAAGATAAACTTGGAAGCCCGCTTGCCCGTCCGATTGTAGATGGAATCGTTTCAGAGAAATTAACGTTCTTTCTCTTAGAAAATGGCGATTTAGCATCAAACTTAGTGCGTAAGGCTATAAAAGCGCGTGATGCCCGTGAAGCAGCACGTAAAGCCCGTGATGAATCTCGAAATGGTAAGAAAAATAAGAAGGATAAGGGGCTATTATCTGGGAAATTAACCCCGGCGCAATCAAAAAATCCTGCTAAAAACGAACTCTTTCTGGTCGAGGGGGACTCAGCCGGTGGGTCTGCCAAGCAGGGGCGTGACCGCAAGTTCCAAGCCATTTTACCATTGCGTGGTAAGGTTATCAACACAGCCAAGGCAAAAATGGCGGACATCCTCAAAAACGAAGAAATCAACACCATGATTTATACAATTGGTGCAGGTGTTGGATCAGACTTTACGCTGGAAGATGTCAACTATGACAAGATTATTATCATGACCGATGCGGATACAGATGGTGCCCATATTCAGACGCTATTGTTAACATTCTTTTATCGCTATATGAGACCCTTAGTAGAAGCAGGGCGAGTTTATATTGCATTGCCTCCTTTATATAAGATGTCTAAAGGAAAAGGGAAGACAGAAAAGATTGCCTACGCTTGGTCTGATGGAGAGCTAGAAGATCTCCGCAAGGATTTTGGCAAAGGCTCTACCCTTCAACGCTATAAAGGTCTTGGTGAAATGAATGCTGATCAGCTCTGGGAAACGACTATGAACCCTGAGACTCGAACATTGATTCGTGTGACGATTGAAGATTTGGCGCGTGCGGAACGCCGTGTATCTGTTCTTATGGGGGACAAGGTAGAGCCACGCCGTAAGTGGATTGAGGATAATGTAACCTTTACTTTGGAAGAAGCAACTGCATTTACCAAATAA
- the plsY gene encoding glycerol-3-phosphate 1-O-acyltransferase PlsY: MLKIVLLFITAYLLGSIPSGLWIGQAFFNINIRDHGSGNTGTTNTFRILGPKAGTVVFIVDFLKGTIAALLPILFHVQDISPIVFGLLAVLGHTFPIFAQFKGGKAVATSAGMLLGVAPAFCLYLVIVFAVSLYLTSMVSFSSVFSAGLAILGVLVFPAFGFLIDEYDWIFTLIIVFLGLFVIIRHKENIKRILRNEENLVPFGLNLTKQKKK, from the coding sequence ATGTTAAAGATTGTATTACTATTCATTACTGCCTACTTATTAGGCTCAATACCATCTGGTCTTTGGATTGGACAAGCGTTTTTTAATATCAATATTCGTGACCATGGATCTGGCAATACGGGAACAACTAATACATTTCGGATTCTGGGACCAAAAGCAGGGACAGTTGTATTTATTGTTGATTTCTTAAAAGGAACCATAGCAGCCCTTTTACCTATTCTTTTCCATGTGCAAGACATTTCACCAATCGTTTTCGGTCTTCTAGCTGTTCTAGGACATACCTTTCCAATTTTTGCTCAATTTAAGGGTGGAAAGGCTGTTGCTACGTCTGCAGGAATGCTTTTGGGAGTTGCACCTGCATTTTGCCTCTATCTAGTAATCGTTTTCGCAGTATCCCTTTATTTGACGTCTATGGTCTCTTTCTCCAGTGTCTTTTCAGCCGGCTTAGCCATTTTGGGAGTCTTAGTCTTTCCAGCATTTGGATTCCTCATTGATGAATATGATTGGATATTTACACTGATTATTGTCTTCCTCGGACTCTTTGTGATTATCCGTCATAAAGAAAATATCAAACGAATTCTTCGCAATGAAGAAAATTTAGTCCCCTTTGGATTGAACCTAACGAAACAAAAGAAAAAATAG
- a CDS encoding translation initiation factor 1 (IF-1) yields MSKRILCIFLGVITVFVLPACNANKTSTTSSNTISSTSQFSSTSTSSTSQKDILPISIDIDALMQGNYDSILATWQNTQGDSLIFNSKGLVTEDRALLGRGKIMDGVFETGYVDAKIGDVTLLMVPGGTQLSATYLTTGTDTSDSTRDRMIVISPASADSMEVYYRLSQSADSGIDPLKNTETGIKLESGPKTIEYANTILGENNWHVIEGNYTRTESIPYNVIEGNDESLYTVYQNGVIINANYQIVYQP; encoded by the coding sequence ATGTCAAAGAGAATTTTATGTATTTTTCTGGGTGTGATTACAGTTTTTGTACTTCCAGCTTGCAATGCCAATAAGACGTCTACGACATCGTCAAACACTATTTCATCAACAAGTCAATTCTCAAGCACGAGTACCTCATCTACCAGTCAGAAAGACATTCTTCCAATTTCGATAGATATAGATGCTTTGATGCAGGGAAATTACGACAGTATTCTTGCTACTTGGCAGAATACTCAGGGAGATTCCTTGATATTTAATAGCAAGGGCTTGGTCACAGAGGATCGTGCATTGCTTGGACGCGGAAAAATTATGGACGGGGTATTTGAAACAGGCTATGTAGATGCAAAAATTGGAGATGTAACATTACTGATGGTTCCGGGAGGAACTCAATTGAGCGCAACCTACCTAACAACTGGTACAGATACATCTGACTCCACACGTGATAGAATGATAGTGATTAGCCCGGCGTCTGCAGATTCAATGGAAGTCTATTATCGTCTATCTCAATCAGCTGATAGTGGTATTGATCCGCTAAAGAATACTGAAACTGGGATTAAGCTGGAAAGTGGTCCCAAGACGATTGAATACGCAAACACTATTTTAGGTGAAAACAACTGGCATGTGATTGAGGGAAATTATACCCGCACAGAATCTATCCCATACAATGTTATAGAGGGGAATGACGAAAGTCTGTATACTGTCTATCAGAATGGGGTTATTATCAATGCTAATTATCAAATTGTCTACCAACCATAA
- a CDS encoding SDR family NAD(P)-dependent oxidoreductase has translation MKRNVLITGASSGIGKAIAYAFAENSDNLVITGRRFDKLEEIKHDIEKQFHVQVSIYSFDITNMEQTIINCQKIIEEVGQIHILLNNAGLALGLDKFQDYDLTDMMTMIDTNIKGLLTVTRQLLPQMVENNEGHIINIGSTAGIYAYAGAAVYAATKSAVKVLSDGIRIDTIDKNIKVTTLQPGIVETDFSQVRFYGDKERAATVYQGIDALQASDIAQCTLFVANQPAHVQISDMTIMATKQATGFTIHRE, from the coding sequence ATGAAACGAAATGTATTGATTACAGGTGCAAGTAGCGGAATCGGTAAAGCAATCGCTTACGCCTTTGCAGAAAATAGTGATAATCTCGTTATTACGGGTCGCAGATTTGACAAACTAGAAGAAATTAAACATGATATTGAAAAGCAATTCCATGTCCAAGTATCTATTTATTCATTTGATATTACAAATATGGAGCAAACAATCATAAATTGTCAAAAAATCATAGAAGAAGTTGGACAAATTCATATTTTGCTAAACAATGCTGGCCTGGCATTGGGATTGGACAAATTTCAAGACTATGATTTGACTGACATGATGACAATGATTGATACTAATATTAAAGGATTACTAACTGTGACACGTCAGTTATTGCCACAAATGGTTGAAAATAATGAAGGTCATATTATCAATATTGGATCAACGGCTGGTATTTACGCCTATGCAGGAGCTGCTGTCTACGCTGCAACCAAATCAGCTGTCAAGGTGCTTTCAGACGGTATTCGTATTGATACGATTGATAAAAATATCAAGGTAACCACCTTACAACCAGGTATTGTTGAGACTGACTTTAGCCAAGTTCGTTTTTATGGAGATAAGGAGAGAGCAGCGACAGTTTATCAAGGGATTGATGCTTTGCAAGCTAGCGATATTGCACAATGTACTCTTTTCGTTGCAAATCAACCTGCACACGTTCAGATTTCTGATATGACTATTATGGCAACCAAACAGGCAACTGGATTTACTATTCATAGAGAATAG